The following are from one region of the Arachis duranensis cultivar V14167 chromosome 10, aradu.V14167.gnm2.J7QH, whole genome shotgun sequence genome:
- the LOC127742786 gene encoding proline-rich receptor-like protein kinase PERK2, producing MAVDDLDEDAAREQEIYWEETLEAADAEASALDSPNVNVDDLNCVNSSEEHMAVRPPPSNSSTAYVPLRPIMNPTMSKRPIRRRNVKRPPPSQPSPLRPAPPQPTPIMPTTPQPSVVRPTSPTNQPPPKVIRQTMHGASRGTTTRFMRFMPTPPSTIQTAGKWPAPGICPPPEASSSSNNNGVSSGSSNSTPNK from the exons ATGGCTGTTGATGATCTTGATGAGGATGCTGCCAGAGAGCAAGAGATTTATTGGGAAGAGACTTTGGAGGCAGCAGATGCTGAAGCATCAGCTTTAGATTCACCCAAT GTGAATGTTGACGATCTGAACTGTGTGAATTCTTCTGAAGAACATATGGCAGTAAGACCTCCACCTTCTAACTCCTCAACTGCATATGTGCCACTTAGACCTATCATGAATCCAACCATGTCCAAGAGACCAATTAGGAGGAGAAACGTTAAGAGGCCACCACCGTCACAACCTTCTCCACTCAGACCTGCCCCACCACAACCTACTCCCATAATGCCTACCACACCACAACCTTCTGTTGTTAGGCCTACATCACCAACTAACCAACCTCCTCCAAAAGTTATCAGACAAACAATGCATGGTGCAAGTCGAGGGACGACTACAAGATTTATGCGATTCATGCCAACTCCACCATCCACAATTCAAACAGCAGGCAAATGGCCAGCACCTGGAATCTGCCCACCACCAGAAGCATCTTCAAGTAGCAACAACAACGGAGTTTCTAGTGGCAGCAGCAACTCCACACCCAACAAATAG
- the LOC107468559 gene encoding syntaxin-related protein KNOLLE, with protein sequence MNDLMTKSFTSYVDLKKAAMKDELDLEAGQGVELSSSTTHMDTDMGLFLEEAEKVKTEMASLREILERLQQANEEGKSLHKPDALKSLRTRINSDIVTLLKKARAIRAHLEDMDKANSANRRLSGLKDGTTTAIYRTRIAVTNGLRKKLKELMMEFQGLRQRMMTEYKETVGRRYFTVTGEYPDEEVIEKIISNGEEEEFLGKAIGEHGRGKVMETVVEIQDRHDAAKEIEKSLLELHQVFLDMAVMVEAQGEKMDDIEHHVIHASHYVKDANNELVSAKKYQRNSRKWLCIGIIILLILILVIVIPIATSFSSS encoded by the coding sequence ATGAACGACCTAATGACCAAGTCATTCACGAGCTACGTGGATCTGAAGAAAGCGGCAATGAAAGACGAATTGGACTTGGAAGCAGGGCAGGGAGTGGAGCTGAGCTCTTCCACCACTCACATGGACACGGACATGGGCCTGTTCTTGGAGGAAGCCGAGAAGGTGAAGACGGAAATGGCGAGCCTCCGCGAGATACTCGAGAGGCTCCAACAGGCCAACGAGGAGGGAAAATCACTCCACAAGCCCGACGCTCTGAAATCTCTAAGGACAAGAATCAATTCCGACATTGTGACGCTTCTGAAGAAGGCCCGGGCCATTAGAGCCCATCTGGAAGACATGGACAAAGCCAACTCCGCAAACAGGAGGCTCTCGGGACTCAAGGACGGGACCACAACCGCCATCTACCGCACTCGGATCGCGGTCACGAACGGGCTCCGGAAGAAGCTGAAGGAGCTGATGATGGAGTTCCAGGGGCTGAGGCAGAGGATGATGACAGAGTACAAGGAGACTGTTGGAAGAAGGTACTTCACGGTGACCGGTGAGTACCCGGACGAAGAGGTGATCGAGAAGATCATTTCGAATGGCGAGGAAGAGGAGTTCTTGGGGAAGGCGATTGGGGAGCATGGGAGGGGGAAAGTGATGGAAACGGTGGTTGAGATTCAGGACAGGCACGATGCGGCGAAAGAGATCGAGAAGAGCTTGCTTGAGTTGCATCAGGTGTTCTTGGACATGGCGGTTATGGTGGAGGCTCAAGGGGAGAAGATGGATGACATTGAGCACCACGTGATCCATGCTTCTCACTATGTTAAGGATGCTAACAACGAACTTGTGAGCGCTAAAAAGTACCAGAGGAACAGTAGGAAGTGGCTCTGCATTGGGATCATTATTCTTCTCATCCTCATCCTTGTTATTGTCATTCCCATCGCCACCAGTTTCAGTAGCTCTTGA
- the LOC107468405 gene encoding isoflavone 7-O-methyltransferase-like gives MVKYATDPVTMGPLNQLKAWIYGEDNLSLFGMAKGIEFWEFLNINPKYQKSFNEAMACDSKMINLALRSCGLVFEGLESIVDVGGGIGTTAKIISEAFPKLKCIVFDLPQVVENLLATNNLSFVGGDMFKSIPKAHAVLLKVHVYI, from the coding sequence ATGGTTAAGTATGCTACTGATCCAGTTACAATGGGTCCACTCAATCAATTGAAGGCATGGATTTATGGGGAAGATAATCTCTCACTCTTTGGCATGGCCAAAGGAATTGAATTTTGGGAGTTTCtcaacataaaccctaaatatcAGAAGTCCTTCAATGAGGCAATGGCTTGTGACTCTAAAATGATAAACTTGGCATTAAGAAGTTGTGGTTTGGTCTTTGAGGGGCTTGAATCCATTGTGGATGTTGGTGGTGGAATTGGAACAACTGCTAAGATTATTAGTGAGGCATTTCCTAAGTTGAAATGCATAGTATTTGATCTTCCCCAGGTTGTGGAAAATTTGTTAGCAACCAATAATTTGAGCTTTGTTGGTGGTGACATGTTCAAATCTATTCCTAAAGCACATGCAGTTCTACTCAAGGtacatgtatatatttaa
- the LOC107468597 gene encoding NAC domain-containing protein 104, whose product MGDNNVNLPPGFRFYPTDEELVVHFLHRKAALLPCHPDVIPDLDLYPYDPWELDGRALAEGNQWYYYSRRTQSRVTENGYWKATGMEEPVMTSSTNKRVGIKKYFVFHLGESPSAIKTNWIMQEYCLSDYSASSSRSSKRKSDYSKWVICRVYERNGDDDDGTELSCLDEVFLSLDDLDEISLPN is encoded by the exons ATGGGAGATAACAATGTGAACCTTCCACCGGGGTTTCGATTTTATCCAACAGATGAAGAGCTTGTGGTCCATTTTCTTCATAGAAAGGCAGCACTCTTACCTTGCCACCCTGATGTCATCCCTGATCTTGATCTCTATCCTTATGATCCTTGGGAACTTGATG GTAGAGCGTTAGCAGAGGGAAATCAATGGTACTACTACAGCAGGAGAACACAGAGTAGGGTGACTGAGAATGGATATTGGAAAGCAACAGGAATGGAAGAACCAGTGATGACAAGCTCAACCAACAAGAGAGTTGGCATCAAGAAATACTTTGTGTTTCATCTTGGTGAATCCCCTTCTGCTATCAAAACAAATTGGATAATGCAAGAATATTGCCTTTCCGATTATTCTGCTTCCTCTAGCAGATCCTCCAAAAGAAAATCA GATTATAGTAAATGGGTGATATGTCGTGTTTATGAGCGCAAtggagatgatgatgatggaacGGAGCTCTCTTGTTTGGATGAAGTTTTCTTGTCACTCGATGATCTTGATGAAATAAGCttaccaaattaa